One Pseudomonadota bacterium DNA segment encodes these proteins:
- a CDS encoding GAF domain-containing protein, with product MPDLSALAKPLRKRIRALSALHDEALGLVLSRDAASVLTHIVENAGKVLSTEACHVLFTEQGGPALIVGAWWHARRIAPAPLPAWCGPLEREVMKTRRATLFTQVGDRGAPFENGPDSLFVVPLVFGERVVGTLTAVFADPCVMHAREISAFERLAIPASLAIENAKLQLEQARQSEGRRLMLEAARLAASSLQVGEGMHGFAEMCARALQASHCIILSDDEGGDCLRVCASWGLDGLQRLHIGELLRFFPAQEELSRLVFEKRKARVEADLDAVDLGPTEMFLTTLCGARALGVWPLVSQETCTGLVFVMHTTSGMFAPSQIDLIYGVVRQASIFLRNARLIRQLEDRVERLEAISRLTETVSSTRELSSVFGSVVASTGKFVACDWSGLIIVDREHALMRLSVSTADDGGLSKREITFPLAHTLVQEALAGQGPVLRHDIDDAEGGFEQYLSGRGMKSFMLVPLIVRRETVAALALASRRRRAFESHHEARVRELARHLAMAIENVAMFDEISRMNQHLRKMDAVKSDFLSTVAHELRTPLTIIKGYLYVLLKDPRRFDDAVLDILETVDSQTDLLKELIENLLSLSRLEANKGLMRMHVQEVRLDSLATEICSNFRLAARKKGILLGADVPVGLSVNADRGMLTRVFYNLVGNALKFTADGRVEIRACRLDDGSVQVEVADTGAGIAPENLERIFERFFHVAGSDGRTPGGTGLGLSIVQQIVRAHGGQVRVLSELGRGSTFIFTLAADPPAQE from the coding sequence TGTCGCGTGATGCCGCGTCGGTGCTCACGCACATCGTCGAGAACGCGGGCAAGGTGCTCTCCACCGAAGCGTGCCACGTGCTCTTCACCGAACAGGGGGGGCCGGCACTCATCGTGGGCGCATGGTGGCATGCCCGGCGCATCGCGCCAGCGCCCCTGCCCGCCTGGTGCGGCCCGCTCGAGCGAGAGGTGATGAAGACCCGCCGCGCCACGCTGTTCACCCAGGTGGGCGATCGCGGAGCCCCCTTTGAGAACGGCCCCGACAGTCTCTTCGTCGTTCCCCTGGTCTTTGGCGAGCGGGTCGTCGGCACACTCACCGCCGTCTTCGCAGACCCGTGCGTGATGCACGCGCGCGAGATATCCGCGTTCGAGCGGTTGGCGATTCCAGCCAGCCTCGCCATCGAGAACGCAAAGCTCCAGCTCGAGCAGGCACGTCAGTCTGAGGGGCGCCGCCTCATGCTCGAGGCGGCCCGGCTCGCGGCCAGCTCCCTTCAGGTGGGGGAGGGCATGCATGGGTTTGCGGAGATGTGCGCCCGAGCGCTGCAGGCGTCGCACTGCATCATCCTCTCCGACGACGAGGGGGGAGACTGCCTTCGGGTGTGCGCCTCCTGGGGACTCGATGGCCTTCAGCGCCTGCACATCGGCGAGCTGCTGCGCTTCTTCCCGGCGCAGGAAGAGCTCTCGCGGCTCGTCTTCGAGAAGCGCAAGGCGCGGGTCGAGGCTGACCTCGACGCTGTCGATCTCGGCCCGACCGAGATGTTCCTCACCACGCTCTGCGGCGCGCGCGCCCTTGGGGTCTGGCCGCTCGTCTCCCAGGAGACCTGCACAGGCCTGGTGTTCGTCATGCACACCACCTCCGGCATGTTCGCGCCGTCGCAGATCGATCTCATCTACGGTGTCGTGCGACAGGCGAGCATCTTCCTCAGAAACGCCCGACTCATTCGTCAGCTCGAGGATCGGGTCGAGCGTCTCGAGGCGATCAGCCGCCTCACCGAAACGGTGAGCTCGACCCGTGAGCTCTCCTCGGTGTTTGGCAGCGTGGTGGCCAGCACCGGGAAGTTCGTCGCGTGTGACTGGTCAGGCCTGATCATCGTCGACCGCGAGCACGCACTGATGCGGCTGTCGGTGTCCACCGCCGATGACGGCGGGCTGTCGAAGCGCGAGATCACCTTTCCCCTCGCGCACACGCTCGTGCAGGAAGCCCTGGCTGGCCAGGGACCCGTTCTCCGGCACGACATCGACGACGCGGAGGGCGGGTTCGAGCAGTACCTCTCGGGTCGCGGCATGAAGAGCTTCATGCTCGTTCCGCTCATCGTTCGGCGCGAGACGGTGGCCGCGCTGGCGCTTGCGAGCCGACGCCGCCGTGCCTTCGAGTCTCACCACGAGGCACGGGTCCGTGAGCTTGCCCGCCATCTGGCCATGGCCATCGAGAATGTGGCCATGTTCGACGAGATCAGCCGCATGAACCAGCATCTGCGCAAGATGGACGCGGTCAAGTCCGACTTTCTCTCCACCGTGGCGCATGAGCTGCGAACCCCGCTCACCATCATCAAGGGCTACCTCTATGTTCTCCTCAAGGATCCACGTCGCTTCGATGACGCGGTGCTCGACATCCTCGAGACGGTCGACAGCCAGACCGATCTCCTCAAGGAGCTCATCGAGAACCTGTTGTCGCTCTCTCGTCTCGAAGCCAACAAGGGGCTCATGCGCATGCACGTGCAGGAGGTCCGGCTCGATTCTCTCGCGACCGAGATCTGCTCCAACTTCCGGCTGGCGGCGCGCAAGAAGGGTATTCTCCTGGGCGCAGATGTGCCCGTGGGGCTCTCGGTGAACGCAGATCGCGGCATGCTGACCCGCGTCTTCTACAACCTGGTGGGCAACGCGCTCAAGTTCACGGCAGACGGGCGCGTCGAGATCCGGGCCTGTCGGCTCGACGACGGCTCGGTGCAGGTCGAGGTGGCCGACACGGGGGCTGGCATCGCTCCCGAGAACCTGGAGCGCATCTTCGAGCGCTTCTTCCATGTTGCCGGCAGCGACGGCCGAACACCGGGCGGCACGGGGCTGGGTCTGTCCATCGTGCAGCAGATCGTGCGTGCCCACGGAGGGCAGGTGCGGGTTCTGAGCGAGCTGGGGCGTGGCAGCACGTTCATCTTCACGCTTGCCGCCGATCCGCCCGCGCAGGAGTAG